Proteins from a genomic interval of Kribbella aluminosa:
- a CDS encoding glycosyltransferase yields MSTQPEGAPIEGGRIEGGRIEVAVIVTRFIAGAGGVALRGVLPLDPSRYRVTIITGQGGPLTDRAAAAGMRVLIEPSLVSPLSPNDDRRALRRLTELCTEGGYDVVHTHSAKAGALGRLAAHRARVPRIVHTYHGFPFHQFQNPVRRAAYIAVERRLARITDDVLAIGTGVATEALRLGLATPSTLRTITPVVDAVTVPRTESSRTAARAELGVDATTPLIGTVGRIDYQKAPEHLIAAIAVLRHTDAVAVWIGSGPGDREAKELVRRAGLTDRFRFVGERSDVPQLLPAFDVFAMASRYEGLPCAVVEAMRCGIPVVATAVNSVPDLVVPGESGLLVPPGRPRLLAEAIDDLLADRRKAQRMARRGQAAAGSTYNAESLAEVLDEVYSAGRRTELVTS; encoded by the coding sequence ATGAGCACGCAACCCGAAGGCGCCCCGATCGAGGGCGGCCGGATCGAGGGCGGGCGGATCGAGGTGGCCGTGATTGTCACCCGGTTCATCGCCGGTGCGGGTGGGGTCGCGTTGCGCGGTGTGCTGCCGCTCGACCCCAGCCGCTACCGGGTCACGATCATCACCGGGCAGGGCGGCCCGCTGACCGATCGCGCGGCCGCCGCTGGAATGCGCGTACTGATCGAGCCGTCCCTGGTCTCCCCGCTGTCACCGAACGACGATCGGCGGGCGCTGCGGCGGCTGACCGAGCTGTGCACGGAGGGCGGGTACGACGTCGTCCACACCCACAGCGCGAAGGCCGGCGCCCTCGGCCGGCTCGCCGCGCATCGTGCCCGGGTGCCGCGGATCGTGCACACCTACCACGGCTTCCCGTTCCACCAGTTCCAGAACCCGGTACGACGGGCGGCGTACATCGCCGTCGAGCGCCGGCTGGCGCGGATCACCGACGACGTACTCGCGATCGGTACCGGTGTCGCGACGGAAGCCCTGCGGCTCGGGCTCGCGACCCCGAGCACGCTACGGACGATCACTCCGGTGGTGGACGCGGTCACCGTTCCGCGGACCGAGAGTTCCCGTACGGCGGCCCGCGCCGAGCTGGGGGTCGACGCGACCACGCCGCTGATCGGCACCGTCGGCCGGATCGACTACCAGAAGGCTCCGGAACACCTGATCGCCGCGATCGCCGTACTGCGGCACACCGACGCCGTCGCGGTCTGGATCGGCTCCGGGCCGGGCGACCGCGAGGCGAAGGAACTGGTCCGCCGCGCGGGACTGACGGACCGGTTCCGGTTCGTCGGCGAGCGGTCCGACGTACCGCAGCTGCTGCCCGCGTTCGACGTGTTCGCGATGGCCAGCCGGTACGAAGGCCTGCCCTGTGCGGTCGTCGAGGCGATGCGCTGCGGGATTCCGGTGGTGGCGACCGCGGTCAACTCGGTACCCGACCTGGTCGTCCCCGGCGAGAGCGGTCTGCTGGTTCCGCCGGGGCGCCCGCGGCTGCTGGCCGAGGCGATCGACGACCTGCTCGCCGATCGTAGGAAGGCCCAACGAATGGCCCGGCGCGGGCAGGCCGCCGCCGGCAGCACGTACAACGCCGAGAGCCTGGCCGAGGTTCTCGACGAGGTGTACTCCGCCGGTCGGCGAACGGAGCTGGTGACGTCATGA
- a CDS encoding aminoglycoside phosphotransferase family protein — protein sequence MTEASKAFQPRPRSVHDLLFAPGSRGVLIATSKDPDAKRTFIVTPPAGTYTDGPAGPVAIKIPVTVAAAGAISRETRMLIAIGEADLGELGRTVPRYLETLDSDGLPAAVTTVVRGVPMSVGYHRWLHTSRPRAVAEDFALAGGWLRHLQLATAGTSGRITWASEVSGAVRERWSGHPMFEAAQVRLAAADRQLHSQRVAATVVHGDYWFGNLLVDDGRISGVVDWENGARSGSPLRDLIRFALSYCLYLDRHTRPGREVHGHRGLRRTGFGAGIRYGLLEAGWLPDLVRLYLRTGLDHLGLPTVLWYGAALAGLGEIAASANDDEFAANHLELLAGLPYWPLTDGPVGVEVL from the coding sequence ATGACCGAAGCATCGAAGGCGTTCCAGCCCCGGCCGCGGTCCGTGCACGACCTGTTGTTCGCGCCCGGCAGCCGCGGGGTGCTGATCGCGACGTCGAAGGACCCGGACGCCAAGCGGACCTTCATCGTGACTCCGCCTGCCGGAACCTACACCGACGGTCCGGCCGGCCCGGTGGCGATCAAGATCCCCGTCACGGTCGCGGCCGCAGGCGCCATCTCCCGCGAGACGCGGATGCTGATCGCGATCGGCGAGGCGGACCTCGGCGAGCTCGGCAGAACCGTTCCGCGCTACCTGGAGACGCTCGACAGCGACGGGCTGCCGGCCGCCGTCACGACGGTGGTGCGCGGCGTCCCGATGAGTGTCGGGTACCACCGCTGGCTGCACACGTCCCGGCCGCGAGCCGTGGCGGAGGACTTCGCGCTGGCCGGCGGCTGGCTTCGGCATCTGCAACTGGCGACAGCCGGTACGAGCGGGCGGATCACCTGGGCGAGCGAGGTTTCCGGCGCGGTCCGCGAACGCTGGTCGGGACACCCGATGTTCGAGGCCGCGCAGGTCCGGCTCGCGGCCGCGGACCGGCAACTGCACAGCCAGCGGGTCGCCGCGACCGTCGTCCACGGCGACTACTGGTTCGGGAACCTGCTCGTCGACGACGGCCGGATCTCCGGTGTCGTCGACTGGGAGAACGGCGCCCGCAGCGGATCGCCGCTGCGCGACCTGATCCGGTTCGCGCTCAGCTACTGCCTCTACCTCGACCGCCACACCCGGCCCGGCCGTGAGGTGCACGGGCACCGCGGGCTACGGCGTACCGGGTTCGGTGCCGGGATCAGGTACGGCCTGCTCGAAGCCGGCTGGCTCCCCGATCTCGTCCGGTTGTACCTCCGCACCGGCCTCGACCACCTCGGCCTGCCGACGGTCCTCTGGTACGGCGCCGCGCTGGCCGGCCTCGGCGAGATCGCCGCGTCCGCGAACGACGACGAGTTCGCCGCGAACCACCTCGAACTGCTGGCGGGGCTGCCGTACTGGCCGCTCACCGACGGACCCGTCGGAGTTGAGGTCCTATGA